gaagaacctaaattaatttctaagtcaTCTTCTGTACTTACTGAGAAAACGCATTCAGTGCGGATAGTGTTATGTGCGATctactttttttatttcatcattttcattcatttcatattattggttctacatgcaatttgTTTCTACTTATCTCAAGCTAGCAGAGGAACCGATTTGATATATATACGTAAggggctcaaataatttgtaattaacttCCAGCTCTTTCCCtgttaattacaacattatttagtcatgaTTGACCTCTCCCTTATTATATACTTTTACGAAAGTCACTCAATAAGTGTCCGTCTAATGACACTGTCAGAAGTGTGTTACCCTTGTAAAAATAAAGAATATCCTTAAATCTATTTGGaataaatttgttctcccaatattaTCCTATTTTATATAATAGTAGTCACTACAtctttactattaaataataattaaattatttatacaataaaacAAATGACCCGTGATCACATTACTTTCCATCTATATCATGTAATGTcgataaaaaattatcattacaCATTTTTAAGTGGAATGATACtacatcttaatttttttaatatttaattaatataatcttAATTGTGTAAATAAAATATTagtctaatttaaaataaaaagttagctCCTTTTTTCTTGGAAAAGATAATTATTTCCCATGCAAATGTAAGTGTAATTCTATTCTACTTATCAGAGGATATTGCAAGCTCTAATATGGATATGCCTGTGTATTTGCGTGCATGTATCATGTATGTATGTCAgtcaattttttgaaaattttggtttcaCATCACTTTTGATAATAACTACCAAATTCTTTCAAAAAACAACTGATGACCTATATAAATAAGTTGTCATAACTTGGTTCAATTGTTCGAACAAAAAGGAAAGGTTCAAGGTTCATCATAAATTTCTCTATAACACAATTTTTTTTGgtgcattattttattttttacagtttttttatttattttaatccttaatatttctttacTTTAACCTATACTATTTTTAAGTGgccaaaataaaaacaatttagaaTTTGGGTGATCAAAATAAACGCGACCTAGAAGTTGGGTGCCCAAAATGAATGTGTAAAAAATTGTGGCATATATAATTAACCGTTGTTAAAGATTTAATATTTAGATTACTAAAATGAAAGCACCTTAAAAATTAAGTGACAAAATTacaataatttcattttaaatgaccaaaatgaaaaccgCTTAAAAGTAGGACGACTCAGATAGtttatctttattataattagGCTTAATGACAAATTTGGCCACTAACGTTTACATGATTTGTCAAAATggccctaattgtatttttgagtctTTTTTTTCCATCaacatttattcttttttttccaaattgctttttttaatagatttgataaaattatcattaaaaaaGTTAACGGGATAATGTGGAATTTCATATGTAGtatatttttaatgatatgtAATTTGTTACacccaataaaataattacatgtggaaaataataaaataaaaaattcatgaagttaaaaaaataactcttaatttaaagaaaataaacgtaattatctaaaaaagtttcaaaatgaatGCACACATTCAatatttttggtttgatttattAAGTATCTTTTTGAAATCTCTCAGTAAACAAACGTATACattcattttgaaactttttttagataattacgtttattttctttaaattaagagttattttttttaattttatgtatgttttatttattttattaattttcacaTGTAATTGTCTTATTAGGTtacctaagtaataaattacatcttaGTAAAAATATTCTACATCATCcccgttaatttttttttaacgatacttttatcaaatctgttaaaaaaacagtttgaaaaataaaacaaaggttgataacaaaaaaaaagctcaaaaatacaattagggccATTTTGACAAAAACATGTAGACGTTAGTGACCAAATTTGCCATTAAGCCTTATAATTAAGACAAAAAAACTAAATGTAgagaaaacaaaacataaaaaagagaTGTAAAGATATCTAGCATCCAATATATTCAaccttttatttgaattttatgacTCACATACAAAGAaaaggcataatgatttattttgtcctctaattttataaaaagaattaattttttatttattttttcacctCTTTTAGCTATTAAAACTTATACTATTtgttaaatcatccaaaaatgaatagaaaagttaacatttattaaaataacgtaTATAGATTCCATGTCAacagttaattaattttttaaattttaaaaaattcaaaaaattattttaaaaatataaaaatattttgttatatttttttaatttttaaaaatttattaattgctAATGTGGTGCACATATTTGATAATCAATTCAAGTTCAAtagctaaaaaagataaaaattaaaagagctaaaaaTTGGAAGGAAAAAGAATTCCAATTGCCAAGGATTATAAAACGACCGGTCCACCAAGTCTCATCTCCTGATGAAATTCGGTTTAATTTGATCCAAAACATGCTAACTAGGCTCCCTTTTCTTTTTGAACCATTCCTTATGTTTCAGGCAATCATTTCATGTAGCGTCCTTTTGATGTTCCTTGCCTGCCGTTCCCCATTCATTGTTTTATAGCTTTCTTTCGAGCATTCTGCTTAGGATATGTAATGAATGTTTGCTTTTGTTTCATTGGAAACAAACTATAATCTTACAAGAATAAATATAGAACCCACTATATTATTAATATACAGCCCATTCATTACAAACTTTTCCTATTGAAGAAAACGGCAGGTAgcaattccaaaaaaaaaaaaaaaaaggcttacatcaactaataaaaaattaaggatACTTACACCTACTGCTACAAGGATAGGTTGAGATTGCAGATACTAGAAAAGTTCAATACAGCTATGGTTTCCACAGCACGTTGTTCAACTCCAGCACCAAACTACTCAGAGGTTACTCATTGTATCCATATTACGAACAAGCAGGAGATGGCCCCAGATCCATCATTGCATCCATTTGTGGTGGAGTTACTCTTTTTCGAACAAGCATTTCCACAGTGGGGCATGTTCTCTTCCGCCCGCCCCTTGGCTTTGAGCAGAACTGCTCATCAGTCTCCAGGAAATTGCCCTGCACAAGAAACAGTTCAAAAACCATAAAACTTTGTCTAACATGAAAAATAGCAACAACACAAGACAAAAACCTACAATAGAATTGAGCCATTGATAACAAATAACTTACAGGAGTATAAACGTGGCACCCTGATTTCTCATGGTTGTCTCTAACATGCTTGTATGAAAATCTCATACCACAACCAAAGAAACTACATGCAAAAGGCTTGAGTTCTTCATGCACAGCCTTGATATGCTGGCGAAGATTTGATTTCTGTAAAAGAATATTTCAACATGtcagtgaaaaagaaaaatgtaatTGATCAAAAAATGATTGTAGTATGAATACTCGATTAGTCCAAAAATTTCACATTCAACTTCTTATGTGTAAATTAATCCAAGGTTCATAATATCTTACAGTTGAAAATGTATGAAGACAACCCTCAAAATCACACTTAATTCTCTCTGATTCAACCCCTCCTGGTTCATGTGATCGGAGGTGCCTCTTGATGTTCTTTTTCAGCTGCTTTGCTCCACATATTTGACAGTTAATATATGCATGACTCGATTGCACATGAGCCTTAAGGCATTGCTCGTTAGTAAAATACTTCATGCAACCTGGTTCAGAACAGAAGGCTTCCAGTGAATCCAGCTTAACTGTAACAATTAAGGCATTCATCAGATAACATGTTGACTACTACAATTTAATCAAAGAGCGCAAgcctgttttctttttcttttttaaatataagGAATATAAGATTAAAATGAATtaagatattatattatgaaTGCCACTCAGTTTTAGAAACATGGAATAAGACACTTTGC
The sequence above is drawn from the Gossypium hirsutum isolate 1008001.06 chromosome A05, Gossypium_hirsutum_v2.1, whole genome shotgun sequence genome and encodes:
- the LOC107957493 gene encoding transcription factor IIIA isoform X1; translated protein: MEEEKKVGGAIFKDIRRYYCEFCGICRSKKSLINSHILTHHTDEVNKRGKEEEGASSSNTCEECGASFKKPAYLKQHLQSHSLERPFVCSVEDCHASYRRKDHLNRHLLQHQGKLFKCLIENCNREFAFQGNMKRHIKEFHDEESSDLDAGSQKQYVCQEVGCGKVFEFASKLKKHEDSHVKLDSLEAFCSEPGCMKYFTNEQCLKAHVQSSHAYINCQICGAKQLKKNIKRHLRSHEPGGVESERIKCDFEGCLHTFSTKSNLRQHIKAVHEELKPFACSFFGCGMRFSYKHVRDNHEKSGCHVYTPGNFLETDEQFCSKPRGGRKRTCPTVEMLVRKRVTPPQMDAMMDLGPSPACS
- the LOC107957493 gene encoding transcription factor IIIA isoform X3; this encodes MDQYQVGRPPEKLHQVSLNHAVWYTFERPFVCSVEDCHASYRRKDHLNRHLLQHQGKLFKCLIENCNREFAFQGNMKRHIKEFHDEESSDLDAGSQKQYVCQEVGCGKVFEFASKLKKHEDSHVKLDSLEAFCSEPGCMKYFTNEQCLKAHVQSSHAYINCQICGAKQLKKNIKRHLRSHEPGGVESERIKCDFEGCLHTFSTKSNLRQHIKAVHEELKPFACSFFGCGMRFSYKHVRDNHEKSGCHVYTPGNFLETDEQFCSKPRGGRKRTCPTVEMLVRKRVTPPQMDAMMDLGPSPACS
- the LOC107957493 gene encoding transcription factor IIIA isoform X4; the protein is MDQYQVGRPPEKLHQVSLNHARPFVCSVEDCHASYRRKDHLNRHLLQHQGKLFKCLIENCNREFAFQGNMKRHIKEFHDEESSDLDAGSQKQYVCQEVGCGKVFEFASKLKKHEDSHVKLDSLEAFCSEPGCMKYFTNEQCLKAHVQSSHAYINCQICGAKQLKKNIKRHLRSHEPGGVESERIKCDFEGCLHTFSTKSNLRQHIKAVHEELKPFACSFFGCGMRFSYKHVRDNHEKSGCHVYTPGNFLETDEQFCSKPRGGRKRTCPTVEMLVRKRVTPPQMDAMMDLGPSPACS